The DNA window GAATAGAGTGGGGGTAATCATCCCACAGGGGAGATAGAAAGTattatgggaagcatcccagaaatacatagatgctactaacatggtttaaTTGTATTCTAAACCAattttggataattggattaaatcataaatccctaattctttccagAATAGAGATTTTTTGGCTTCAACTTTAGCTAACCAAGCGTAGTAAAGCTCAGGATCCTTCGCTAAAGGGATTGCCCTAAAAACCTTGAGAAAATTAGTCATGTACTCTAACCTAATTTTCTTTGGAACTGCAGTGGCTTCAGTCGAAGCGCCTTCCATGGTGGTATTTTCAGCAAGGATCGGTTTACCCTCTTTATCTATcttgttcttactaactaagggtCTAGTCTTATAgtaaacaggaaagaaattgttttgaagaggattgttacAACCGGGTAgaggacccataaaagcatgagtCTTTTCAAAAAGAAGGAAAGAAATAATTACCTGAGATGCATAAATAGCACGAGATTCTTCCAGATTTGGCTCTGGAATGTATTGCTGATTTCCCACTTGTGTAGGGTGTTGGAGTTTTTTTACAGGTTGAAGAACTTCTGTAGTTTCCGTTGATGGGTTTTGAATAGTGGAGGACGCCATGAATGAATTGCTTCAAGAATAGAGATGGGATCAAAAAAGGGTTTTTGTGTTTGCGTTCAGGGATGTGAAAGAACGGTGGTGAGTGAAGAAGAAAGTATTCGGAACGGTGAAGCCCTTATATTTAAAAGGTTTAGCAGAAACTTTTCAAAtctctatattattattatttcttattaGTAAAGGTAATAAGACACGCGTCAACAGTTGATTCACTCATCTGACGGTCGAACagttattagccttactcctagtatctaggagCAATAATCATGAGTAATGTCAAGACGTGGGAACGCACGTCCTGAAGggacgtttttgaaaatgacaagacgcctttgaaagaaaggtcataaatgattatgatgtTATTCAGAATCTTGGAACTCAAAAGATTACGAGGAGAACGAAATCTCATAATGACAAGAAATGCCCATTTCTATTAGCTttccgaaacaggcatttattgggggcaatttgttagccgGAGATTTCGAATGACATGTATATTCTTCGAAAACTTGAAGATTCGGAGAAACGATGGATTTGGATGGCTATTTTTGAGAATGTTATACATGTTGGAGATTCCTAGAATCGAAGCTGAAACGAGATAGGTAGTCTTCAAAGCCTTGAATGGCCTTCGAAATACAAAGTTGTTGAAACTTAAAGTATTTTGACACATTCTCACGAAGGACACGTTGTCACGAATCGAATAGGGTTTGAGCGGgaaagtttgaattttgaaaagatCTGTTTGAATCAACGAAGACAGGTggagccccagggattcgaagcgcaTGCAtgcgagcaacgtggcatttcgttagcgtaggaccgttaggatcgaactagtataaataagggtcttaatagtAGGATCCAGGGTGtttattttgtacaaattactcacaaatcactcaagtatcaagtgttaagagaaagagtttgcgctgagaaatgtacgtgtaacaccaacaccttacatatgtttgtatttctactATAAAATCGAAGTATCTTTTAATTTACTTTACTTTTTCGCCAAGTCTTTTCATATTTGAAATTTACATTTCCTTTACATTCTCGTCGAAGTTTACTTATGTTTATCATCTAACCAATTTATGTTTCGCTGTATTTGTACTTAGTtttatttcgcaagttatttATCGATTTATACCATCATgttataaaaagaataaaaaccaAGAGAACATGAACCAAACTATCATAAAAGACAacttttcgacacatgtcctagaatcaatctagtcgatcctgcgagtaaccaaagtatattcataatttggaggactagcggttttttaccgaaaatcaccgtaaacacagcCACAACAAACCAGACACAAACAGAGCAATTACAACAtatcaaacataaaacaaaagcaaTTTCATAAACCCGATCCCGCATACGATTCATCATATATCGTATTAtaaagtaagaaccccacccttaccttagattgaagGTTGCTCTATAATTTCCCTCCGATCGAATTCTTAAATTTGCCTCTTTCTTGAGCTTCTACGTATTCCTCTCAAAAACCCTTGTTTTTCTCTTCTGCCAAAACCTATTCCTCTTTCTCTCTACTGATACTTCTaattccttttattattattattattattattattaactaatacAATATTCTATTCTTTCTTTGAGCCTAACAATTCTATACCCCCCACTTTACAACTTCTAGCCATCACATAAGcccatataattaatataatattattgtaataatatttctacaacttaatcaactaattaattgCCTAATTAATTTAACCGATTAATGCAACTAACAACCACACAACTTAAATCGACATTTTACAATCTCAACAATTCACGACTAATAATCGAAAATAATccgtaaataatttatttaaatgattaattaaactACGGGTGTTACATGTCCCACACAACCTTTGCCGTCGTCTAATCAGAGATCTTCTCAAACTCATTCGCATCCACACGCTGGTTGATGTAGAACAAcgccttctgatccttcttctttgTTTCTCGTTGAACGCTTCTTTGCGCTTACGTTGTATCTGCAGCAACCGGCGTGTAACCATCATTGACGAGATCAAGCACATCTTGAGCGCCAAACAACACACGCATCTGAATCATCCACCGGTTCGAATTCTTTCTATAAAACACCAGAAGTTTCGTATTCAAACCACTGTTTCCACCATCCATCTTCGATATTGTGTAAGAAAATCAGCCAGCTCTCACCAATCACTCGTGTTTTTCGATCTCTCGAAATCAAGAAATGAGATTCTGATACGATTTCGATCTTCATTTCACAGTGAattgaatgaatttgaaatttaaacAATCACACATCTCACGTACACTCATGTTTCCCTTTCTGTGGATTTGAAtcagagctctagataccaattgttgggcCCAGTGGAACAAGACAAATAAGATGAATAtggaaggagagagagagagagagagagagagagagagagagagagagaaattatAACTAAATTTTACTCAATTGAAAAACGGTTACAAGAATGATTCTACAATGTTCTACCATTTACAAAGCAAAACTACAATATATATTAAACTCATACTGGACAGAACTAATTAAAGCCCAAAACAAGGCCCAAAACAAACTAATTAGCTAAATTACACttcaacaattttatttttcaatactttattctaattaatattataattttcacttttgatttaatatcttttattttatatctatGATTGAGAAAATGACAcatcttattaaaaaaattaaaaaattcttaattttgattTCACACAAATATTAATTTTCTgtactataaataaaataattaaataagagtAGAAATGATATTCCAACAAATACAAGTTAATCATAAATCGGGCAAAAACAAACTCACCAAACTCTTATAGAAAAACCTACTACACCAACATTCCTAACCAACTTGAATATGTGTGATCCACATCAGCCACATCTCAATGGGAAATACCCCTGCAAAACTGAACGAAACAACAAATACAAACAATAAAATTACATGCTACAATTATCTTACAATATTCCAACACAACAAAACTAGCGATATATTAGCACAATAACTAAAACATAACAAAAGACTATCCTTCtgtaatatatatgaaaatgttGCAGCTACTGTCAATATGCCGCACAAAATTGCAGAAGATCCTTcttctcatttttatttttttccatcatttttaCGCTGTTCATAAACCCAACAAACTCTAACCGTTGTAAGAAAGTAATCACAAATTGCTCGGTAGCTATGTCGAACGAAAAACTATCTTCACCCTTAGAAGAAGCAAATGTTCCATTAATATTACCaaatgaacaacaacaacaagaacaaactCTCACAAGAAAGGTTTTGATTGAATCAAAGAAGCTATGGCATATAGTAGGTCCTGCAATTTTCAGTCGTATTACATCCTTTTCTATGTTAGTCATCACTCAAATCTTTGCCGGTCATATCGGTATCCTTGAACTTGCTGCTATCAACATCGCTGTTAATGTTATCGTTGGCTTCGATTTTGGACTCTTGGTACATTTACATGACTCTATTACATTTTAATATATACTCATTTTGTCATCTCTATATTCAATTTTGCTTATGATTTTCAGTTGGGAATGGCGAGTGGATTGGAAACTCTTTGTGGACAAGCATTTGGAGCAAAACAATATCACATGTTAGGAGTATACATGCAACGATCATGGATAGTACTATTCATATGCTGCGTTCTTCTATTACCAATCTATCTTTTCGCATCGCCGGTGTTAAAAGCCTTGGGACAACCAGAAGATTTAGCAGAATTATCAGGAGAAGTTGCAATGTGGTTGATACCGTTACATTTCACATTAGCGTTTCAATTTCCTCTTAGTAGATTCTTACAGTGTCAACTTAAAACCGCCGTTATAGCTTGGGTTTCTCTGATTGCacttttgattcatatttttgttAGCTGGTTGTTTGTGTATAAGTTTCAGCTTGGATTAATTGGAGCTGCTGCTACTTTGAATTTCTCTTGGTGGGCCCTAACGATTGGGCTTTATGTTTATACTGTTTGCGGCGGTTGTCCTTTGTCATGGCGGGGGTTTTCAATGGAGGCTTTTTCTGGCCTTTGGGAATTTCTTAAACTCTCTGCTCCTGCTGGAGTTATGATGTGgtaaaactttattttttttaataatttttctacaaattttttatacatctatttttttttatatatttttataatttttctacAAATTTTAGACatatctattattatttttaatacattttttatgtttgtcatgtttttatgattttttattttttactttattttttgcaGTTTGCAGAATTGGTATTATAAAATTTTGATGTTGATGACAGGGAATCTACCAAATGCAGCAATCGCACTAGATGCTCTATCCATTTGgtaaatttatattttgaatttaacTTTGATGTattatacttaaaaaaaaaaaaaagtaaacatCCTAATGTTCCACCATTTTTGTCATGTTATGGTTATTTTAGTATTGATCCATAAATGATTTGGTTTGGCAGTATGACAATAAATGGTTTGGAGATGATGATTCCATTGGCATTCTTTGCAGCAACAGggtaatatttattttcttattttaatttttaataacttGCTAGTATTCTAAATTTTGTAGttcttatttcattttaattttcttacttATTTGAATTACAATGCAATGTAATGTATATGTAGAGTGAGGGTTGCAAACGAGCTTGGATCTGGGAATGGGAAAGGAGCAAAATTTGCTACTACTGTGTCAGTGTTGACATCACTAGCAATAGGATTTGTCTTCTGGATATTGATTTTGGCATTTCACAATGAAATTGCCTACATATTTACTCCTAGTAAACCTGTTCTTGATGAAGTAGCCAAGCTTTCTCAACTTTTAGCATATACAATTCTCTTCAATAGTATTCAGCCAGTTCTAGGAGGTATCACTGTTAACAAATCACAATCAATTATATTTTcgactttaaaattatttataatattttttaaaatttaacgaTTATGATTATTTGTCGATATCAAATTAGGAGTGGCTGTCGGAGCAGGATGGCAATCATATGTTGCATACATAAATTTAGGTTGCTATTATGTTATTGGACTTCCTCTTGGAATTTTAATGGGTTGGTACTTCCATCAAGGAGTTATGGTATGTttaatttc is part of the Vicia villosa cultivar HV-30 ecotype Madison, WI linkage group LG2, Vvil1.0, whole genome shotgun sequence genome and encodes:
- the LOC131646154 gene encoding protein DETOXIFICATION 27-like encodes the protein MSNEKLSSPLEEANVPLILPNEQQQQEQTLTRKVLIESKKLWHIVGPAIFSRITSFSMLVITQIFAGHIGILELAAINIAVNVIVGFDFGLLLGMASGLETLCGQAFGAKQYHMLGVYMQRSWIVLFICCVLLLPIYLFASPVLKALGQPEDLAELSGEVAMWLIPLHFTLAFQFPLSRFLQCQLKTAVIAWVSLIALLIHIFVSWLFVYKFQLGLIGAAATLNFSWWALTIGLYVYTVCGGCPLSWRGFSMEAFSGLWEFLKLSAPAGVMMCLQNWYYKILMLMTGNLPNAAIALDALSICMTINGLEMMIPLAFFAATGVRVANELGSGNGKGAKFATTVSVLTSLAIGFVFWILILAFHNEIAYIFTPSKPVLDEVAKLSQLLAYTILFNSIQPVLGGVAVGAGWQSYVAYINLGCYYVIGLPLGILMGWYFHQGVMGIWAAMIFGGTATQTLILCWITLRCDWEKEAAKAKLHVSKFSDEKEQLN